ACAAGGCCAAGGCAGCCGGGGGCTTCCTGTATTTCAGCAGGCGAGTAACAGGTTGTCCAACGCACAGAAATCCTTATTCCAAAtgtgtctttctccactcctccctgaATCTGTGTGCACGGGACATCTTTGAAATCTGTGTGGGGACTGGAAGTGTACACTTCATGAGAATGGGTTTGAGCTCCGGTCTTGTAAAGTATTTTATAgtctttttctctcccctctcctctgttctcccagGAGCGTGCTGAACCAGCCCACATCGTACCGTCCCAGGCTGCTGCTGGCGGGGCGTCCTGGGTCAGGTCAGAGCAGTCACCTGGCCCCCGCTGTGCTCCATGCCCTGGAGAAGTTCACAGTTTACACCCTGGACATGGCCGTGCTGTTCGGAGTCAGCACCACCTCTCCAGAGGAGGCCTGCGCTCAGGTACTGTACCCCCCTGGATCACACCCTGTTTtctgtatagtgcactattgAGCAGAGATGGACAGTATTGGTGTCTGTGCCAGTATTGGTGTCTTGTATTGATGAACCCAGAGATGACAGACGTGGTGTCTTGAGTGTCTTTAGTCTTTCCCTGAGTCCTTGATTCTTAGAGATGGACATATTTGGAGAAGGTCCTGAGGAGATGGAGTATTGGTGTCATTGATGGGTAGTCAAAGAAAGAGTGGTGTCTTGAGATGAacccagagatggacagtattgaTGAACCCAGAAATGGACAGTATTGAAGTCTTGTATTGATGAacccagagatggacagtattgaagtattgatgaacccagagatggacagtattgaagtCTTGTATTGATGAACCCTTGTATTGATGAGATGGACAGTATTGGTGTCTTGTATTGATGAacccagagatggacagtattgGTGTCTTGTATTGATGAacccagagatggacagtattgGTGTCTTGTATTGATGAacccagagatggacagtattgaTGTCTTGTATTGATGAacccagagatggacagtattgGTGTCTTGTATTGATGAacccagagatggacagtattgGTGTCTTGTATTGATGAacccagagatggacagtat
The window above is part of the Oncorhynchus masou masou isolate Uvic2021 unplaced genomic scaffold, UVic_Omas_1.1 unplaced_scaffold_8866, whole genome shotgun sequence genome. Proteins encoded here:
- the LOC135538005 gene encoding ATPase family AAA domain-containing protein 2-like; amino-acid sequence: MFVVVHRAVLSVLPAGVLDADLLHSEDEDSSVCITGLSHKAKAAGGFLYFSRSVLNQPTSYRPRLLLAGRPGSGQSSHLAPAVLHALEKFTVYTLDMAVLFGVSTTSPEEACAQMFRPSGRPPVSFMNIQR